In one window of Chitinophagales bacterium DNA:
- a CDS encoding DUF4238 domain-containing protein encodes MNKKVKPYKSNHFVAKFYLKQWILDNNGIVNSQTPFLYFIHKRTKKILQDVPKNIAQKKNLYILPNEFQFSDKTFIEKSLINHFEQWYLEFSDKFSNNKRITKSDAYKICGFSIIQAFRSKFFLEKEVSYLKKFLNESGSDIWHSKPSLLLSFLVIKGFPTLIEDAEIVIYKSRKPLLTSDNPSSFWIETDDGLKRVTALAKNEHLVQNSDLRIICPINPWIIVKVKLFQPRKKSVLKFIYYSFTEILLHGLLSKFKNENQFSKKLQFQYKVLTEIEYSTFQKLIIDASDDIIVGVSKETLEYYL; translated from the coding sequence GTGAATAAAAAAGTTAAACCATATAAGTCCAATCATTTTGTTGCGAAATTTTATCTAAAACAGTGGATTTTAGATAACAATGGAATTGTCAATAGCCAAACTCCATTTTTGTACTTTATTCATAAGCGAACAAAAAAGATTTTACAAGATGTTCCTAAGAATATTGCACAAAAGAAGAATCTCTATATTTTACCAAATGAATTTCAATTTAGTGACAAGACTTTTATTGAGAAGTCCCTAATAAACCATTTTGAGCAGTGGTACCTTGAGTTTAGTGACAAATTCTCAAATAATAAGAGAATTACAAAGTCTGATGCTTATAAGATTTGCGGGTTTTCTATTATTCAAGCATTTAGGTCAAAATTCTTTTTGGAGAAAGAAGTATCTTATTTAAAGAAATTTCTTAATGAAAGTGGGAGCGATATATGGCATAGTAAACCTTCTTTATTGCTTTCATTTTTAGTTATCAAGGGGTTCCCTACGTTAATTGAAGACGCAGAAATTGTTATATACAAATCTAGAAAGCCATTATTGACATCTGATAATCCTTCTTCTTTTTGGATTGAAACTGATGATGGTCTAAAGAGAGTTACCGCGCTAGCTAAAAATGAGCATTTAGTGCAAAACTCTGATTTGAGAATAATTTGTCCAATTAATCCATGGATAATTGTAAAAGTTAAATTATTTCAACCCAGAAAAAAATCTGTACTTAAGTTTATTTATTACTCTTTTACCGAAATTCTATTACATGGGTTATTAAGTAAATTCAAGAATGAAAATCAATTCTCAAAAAAATTACAATTTCAGTATAAAGTATTAACAGAGATAGAATATTCGACTTTTCAGAAATTAATAATAGATGCTTCTGATGATATTATAGTTGGAGTCTCAAAAGAGACACTAGAATATTATTTGTAA
- the dnaK gene encoding molecular chaperone DnaK, whose amino-acid sequence MGKIIGIDLGTTNSCVAVMEGSEPVVIANDEGRRTTPSVVGFLKNGERKVGDPAKRQAITNPGNTISSVKRFMGRRFDEVTEEISHWSYKVVKGDNNTVRVDIDGRQYTPQEISAMVLQKMKKTAEDYLGQEVTEAVITVPAYFNDAQRQATKEAGEIAGLNVRRIVNEPTAAALAYGMDKKHQDMKIAVFDLGGGTFDISILELGDGVFEVKSTNGDTHLGGDDFDKVIIDWLADEFKTQEAIDLRKDPMALQRLKEAAEKAKIELSSSSETEINLPYITAVDGVPKHLVLKLSRAKFEQLSDNLFARCLKPCEAALKDAGYNASEIDEVILVGGSTRIPKVQEIVEKFFGKKPNRGVNPDEVVAVGAAIQGAVLTGEVKDVLLLDVTPLSLGIETMGSVMTVMIPANTTIPTKKTEVFSTASDNQPGVQIHVLQGERSLAKDNKSLGIFNLDGIPPAPRGVPQIEVTFDIDANGILNVQAKDKGTGKEQKIRIEAGSGLSKEEIEKMKAEAKANEEADKQAREKIDKLNQADSLVFQTEKQLKEFGDKIPADKKAPIESALNKLKEAHKAQDIAAVDAAMAEMNTAWTAASEEIYKAQQAAGGAQGADAGTADAGAQANNSGSNVEDAQFEEVK is encoded by the coding sequence ATGGGTAAAATTATAGGAATTGACCTCGGTACCACGAATAGTTGCGTGGCCGTGATGGAAGGATCTGAACCAGTTGTGATTGCCAACGACGAAGGCCGCCGCACCACGCCATCCGTGGTAGGTTTCCTGAAGAATGGCGAGCGTAAAGTGGGTGACCCCGCTAAGCGTCAGGCCATTACCAACCCTGGCAATACCATTAGCTCTGTGAAGCGTTTTATGGGCCGCAGATTCGATGAAGTAACTGAAGAAATCAGCCACTGGAGCTACAAAGTAGTGAAGGGCGATAACAATACCGTACGTGTTGATATTGACGGACGCCAGTATACGCCGCAGGAAATTTCTGCGATGGTGCTCCAGAAAATGAAGAAGACAGCTGAAGACTACCTGGGTCAGGAAGTAACTGAAGCGGTGATCACCGTACCTGCATATTTCAATGATGCCCAGCGTCAGGCAACGAAAGAAGCCGGTGAAATTGCTGGCCTTAACGTGCGTCGTATCGTAAACGAGCCTACTGCTGCGGCACTGGCTTACGGTATGGATAAGAAGCACCAGGATATGAAGATCGCGGTGTTCGACTTGGGTGGTGGTACTTTCGATATCTCTATTCTGGAATTAGGTGATGGCGTATTTGAAGTAAAATCTACCAACGGTGATACCCACCTGGGTGGTGATGATTTCGATAAAGTGATCATCGACTGGTTGGCTGATGAGTTTAAGACTCAGGAAGCGATCGACCTGCGTAAAGATCCGATGGCTTTACAGCGTTTGAAAGAAGCGGCTGAAAAAGCGAAGATTGAATTGAGTTCTTCTTCTGAAACAGAAATCAACCTGCCATATATCACTGCAGTGGACGGTGTACCTAAGCACTTAGTGCTAAAGCTGAGCCGTGCTAAGTTTGAGCAGTTGAGCGATAACCTCTTTGCTCGTTGCTTGAAGCCTTGCGAAGCTGCATTGAAAGATGCCGGTTACAATGCATCAGAAATTGATGAAGTAATTCTGGTAGGTGGTTCTACACGTATTCCTAAAGTACAGGAGATCGTTGAGAAGTTCTTCGGTAAGAAGCCTAACCGTGGTGTAAACCCTGATGAAGTAGTAGCTGTTGGTGCGGCCATTCAAGGTGCGGTATTGACCGGTGAAGTGAAGGATGTATTGTTGCTGGATGTTACACCATTGAGCCTGGGTATTGAAACCATGGGTAGTGTGATGACGGTGATGATTCCTGCCAACACAACGATTCCTACTAAGAAAACAGAAGTATTTTCTACGGCGAGCGATAACCAGCCTGGTGTACAGATCCATGTATTACAGGGTGAGCGCTCACTGGCAAAAGATAATAAGAGCTTGGGTATTTTCAACCTCGATGGTATTCCACCAGCACCACGCGGTGTGCCTCAGATCGAAGTAACTTTTGATATCGATGCCAATGGTATCTTGAACGTTCAAGCCAAAGACAAGGGTACTGGTAAAGAGCAGAAGATTCGTATTGAAGCGGGTAGTGGTTTGAGCAAGGAAGAAATCGAAAAGATGAAGGCCGAAGCAAAAGCCAACGAAGAAGCAGATAAGCAGGCTCGTGAAAAAATCGACAAGCTGAATCAGGCAGATAGTTTGGTATTCCAAACTGAAAAGCAGTTGAAAGAGTTTGGCGATAAGATTCCGGCTGATAAGAAAGCGCCTATAGAATCTGCGCTGAACAAACTGAAAGAAGCGCATAAGGCACAGGATATTGCAGCAGTTGATGCAGCAATGGCTGAGATGAATACTGCATGGACTGCAGCTTCTGAAGAAATCTACAAAGCACAACAAGCTGCTGGTGGTGCACAAGGTGCAGATGCAGGTACTGCAGATGCCGGTGCGCAAGCAAACAACAGCGGCAGCAATGTAGAAGACGCGCAGTTTGAAGAAGTTAAATAG
- a CDS encoding GtrA family protein gives MRRAHDWLRQTILAVVDWFYPLFRRFMPQQTYRYAACGGFNTVLDILLFFVGYNYVFHKEPIPVYGSIIITPHIAAFLFAFLFTFPIGFYLSRYVVWQQTDTGKREQLMKYFIVVFGCIGLNYMFLKILVEFFGWYPTPAKILTTVFVVMFSYLSQKNYTFKA, from the coding sequence ATGCGTCGCGCACACGATTGGTTAAGGCAAACAATTTTGGCAGTAGTGGATTGGTTTTATCCACTCTTTCGCCGTTTCATGCCTCAGCAAACCTACCGCTATGCAGCTTGTGGTGGCTTTAATACTGTGTTAGATATCCTTTTGTTTTTTGTAGGCTATAACTATGTTTTTCACAAAGAACCGATACCGGTTTATGGCAGTATTATCATCACCCCGCATATTGCCGCCTTCCTTTTTGCCTTTCTATTCACTTTTCCGATAGGCTTTTACCTGAGTCGTTATGTTGTTTGGCAGCAGACCGATACCGGAAAGCGCGAGCAGTTGATGAAGTATTTCATCGTTGTCTTTGGCTGTATCGGCCTCAACTATATGTTTCTGAAAATTCTGGTGGAATTCTTTGGTTGGTACCCAACTCCGGCCAAGATTCTGACGACTGTCTTTGTTGTCATGTTCAGCTATCTGAGCCAGAAGAACTACACCTTTAAGGCCTGA